Proteins co-encoded in one Streptomyces roseochromogenus subsp. oscitans DS 12.976 genomic window:
- a CDS encoding bifunctional YncE family protein/alkaline phosphatase family protein translates to MQVTRRRRPVEKEYFDLFGRRVGRRATLVTACITTVALATGTAVASTRQFSTDQVGQVTAKGQVVAGDQYISPYGNRLVLNDGKIMSSTVSPDGSHLAAAVTDGDAALVVVDLETGQIKQRVGTNAADDLRISSGSVGQEGPTYSPDGKQLWLGQTDGYTKFTVNADGTLANPTTVRIPADGSKHALVAAAVFSADGSTVYSAVNGQNKVVAIDAATGTVKQSWSVGNAPRGMVQVGGKLYVSNEGGRPAKPDDTTINSYGTQVPANPKTGATTTGTVSVIDLEDPSAAVGSIDVGLHPTAVYAKHGAVFVTNTADNNVSVINTAKDKVVQTISTQPWPEASVGYEPDAVTLTDDGHLLVTLGRANAVAVYRYTSPQEPVSYVGLLPTDYFPAEITTVGKKVVVSNTRGIDARRPDSAGHGTHDTTSSLTQFTLPGDRVIRAETAKVFQQNGWTPGSVRLAQGTSHAQPVPVPRRIGDPSTIKHVFLIVKENRTYDQVYGDIPKGNGDPSLTQFGENVTPNQHALAEQFGLYDNTYDIGTNSAEGHNWLMQADNPEYTESSAGEYARSYDTEDDALGHQKSGFLWSGAQAAGNSVRDFGEFQQFLTKPADASWQNLYCDAKNMAATGQGTAYPLNSSSPIPSLNSVSVPGFPKFDTSVPDVYREQIWKQDFEKNGPANLNMFWLSSDHTGGPASPAAQVADNDLATGRIVDEISQSKYWKDSAIFVVEDDSQAGLDHIDGHRAPIQIISPWAQHGTVDDHYYSQITMIRTIEQILGIHPMNQKDSAATPMTGAFTRRPDYTPFTALPNRTSLTDGLQTPPSCGVDNPAAQDPKAAVVPSAKVPADKQSLAAQWNAWKSQQRLTGTNAVPDYANPAQMNHLTWYETYNWTKPYPGENKIYAPNDVPGAYIPSTENDG, encoded by the coding sequence ATGCAGGTAACTCGCCGCCGCCGTCCAGTCGAGAAGGAGTACTTCGACCTGTTCGGCAGACGAGTCGGCCGCCGGGCGACGCTGGTCACGGCATGCATCACCACGGTCGCCCTGGCCACCGGAACCGCCGTCGCGTCCACGCGCCAGTTCAGCACCGATCAGGTCGGCCAGGTCACCGCCAAGGGCCAGGTCGTCGCCGGCGACCAGTACATCTCCCCGTACGGCAACCGCCTCGTCCTCAACGACGGCAAAATCATGTCGTCCACGGTCAGCCCGGACGGCAGCCACCTCGCGGCTGCGGTCACCGACGGCGATGCGGCGCTGGTCGTCGTGGACCTCGAGACCGGGCAGATCAAGCAGCGCGTCGGCACCAACGCGGCGGACGACCTGCGCATCAGCAGTGGGTCCGTCGGCCAGGAAGGCCCGACGTACTCGCCCGACGGCAAGCAGCTGTGGCTCGGTCAGACCGACGGCTACACCAAGTTCACCGTGAACGCGGACGGCACCCTCGCCAACCCGACGACCGTCAGGATTCCCGCTGACGGCAGCAAGCACGCCCTGGTGGCCGCGGCGGTGTTCTCGGCCGACGGCTCCACCGTGTACTCCGCGGTCAACGGCCAGAACAAGGTGGTCGCCATCGACGCGGCGACCGGGACCGTCAAGCAGAGCTGGTCCGTGGGCAACGCCCCGCGCGGCATGGTCCAGGTCGGCGGCAAGCTCTACGTCAGCAACGAGGGCGGTCGTCCGGCGAAGCCCGACGACACCACGATCAACTCCTATGGCACCCAGGTGCCCGCCAACCCGAAGACCGGTGCCACCACGACCGGCACGGTCAGCGTCATCGACCTGGAGGACCCGTCCGCCGCCGTCGGCAGCATCGACGTAGGTCTGCACCCGACGGCCGTGTACGCCAAGCACGGAGCGGTGTTCGTCACCAACACCGCGGACAACAACGTGTCCGTCATCAACACCGCCAAGGACAAGGTCGTACAGACCATCTCCACCCAGCCGTGGCCGGAGGCGTCCGTCGGGTACGAGCCCGACGCGGTGACCCTCACCGACGACGGCCACCTGCTGGTGACCCTCGGCCGCGCCAATGCCGTGGCCGTCTACCGGTACACCTCCCCCCAGGAACCGGTCAGCTACGTCGGCCTGCTCCCGACGGACTACTTCCCCGCGGAGATCACCACCGTGGGCAAGAAGGTCGTCGTCTCCAACACCCGTGGTATCGACGCTCGCCGCCCCGACAGCGCCGGCCACGGCACCCATGACACGACGTCCAGCCTCACCCAGTTCACGCTGCCCGGCGACCGGGTCATCAGGGCCGAGACCGCCAAGGTCTTCCAGCAGAACGGCTGGACCCCCGGCTCGGTCAGGCTGGCCCAGGGCACGAGCCACGCGCAGCCGGTGCCGGTCCCGCGGCGGATCGGCGACCCTTCGACGATCAAGCACGTCTTCCTCATCGTCAAGGAGAACCGGACCTACGACCAGGTCTACGGCGACATCCCGAAGGGCAACGGCGACCCGTCGCTGACACAGTTCGGCGAGAACGTGACGCCGAACCAGCACGCGCTGGCCGAGCAGTTCGGGCTGTACGACAACACCTACGACATCGGCACGAACTCCGCCGAGGGCCACAACTGGCTGATGCAGGCCGACAACCCGGAGTACACCGAGTCCTCGGCCGGTGAGTACGCGCGCAGCTACGACACCGAGGACGACGCTCTCGGCCACCAGAAGTCGGGCTTCCTGTGGAGCGGTGCGCAGGCGGCCGGCAACAGCGTGCGGGACTTCGGCGAGTTCCAGCAGTTCCTGACCAAGCCGGCGGACGCGAGCTGGCAGAACCTGTACTGCGACGCCAAGAACATGGCCGCGACCGGGCAGGGCACCGCCTACCCGCTGAACTCGTCCTCGCCGATCCCGTCGCTCAACAGCGTGTCGGTGCCCGGTTTCCCGAAGTTCGACACCAGCGTCCCGGACGTCTACCGGGAGCAGATCTGGAAGCAGGACTTCGAGAAGAACGGTCCGGCGAACCTGAACATGTTCTGGCTCTCCAGCGACCACACCGGTGGTCCGGCGAGCCCGGCCGCCCAGGTCGCCGACAACGACCTCGCGACCGGCCGGATCGTCGACGAGATCTCCCAGAGCAAGTACTGGAAGGACTCGGCGATCTTCGTCGTCGAGGACGACTCCCAGGCCGGCCTCGACCACATCGACGGCCACCGCGCCCCGATCCAGATCATCAGCCCCTGGGCCCAGCACGGCACCGTCGACGACCACTACTACTCGCAGATCACGATGATCCGGACCATCGAGCAGATCCTCGGGATCCACCCGATGAACCAGAAGGACAGTGCGGCCACGCCGATGACCGGGGCGTTCACCCGGAGGCCGGACTACACGCCGTTCACCGCGCTGCCCAACCGGACCTCGCTGACCGACGGCCTGCAGACCCCGCCCTCCTGCGGAGTGGACAACCCGGCCGCGCAGGACCCCAAGGCGGCGGTCGTGCCGTCGGCGAAGGTACCGGCGGACAAGCAGTCGCTCGCGGCCCAGTGGAACGCCTGGAAGTCGCAGCAGCGGCTGACCGGCACCAACGCCGTGCCCGACTACGCGAACCCCGCGCAGATGAACCACCTCACGTGGTACGAGACCTACAACTGGACCAAGCCGTACCCCGGTGAGAACAAGATCTACGCCCCGAACGACGTACCGGGCGCGTACATCCCGTCCACGGAGAACGACGGCTGA
- a CDS encoding ABC transporter permease has translation MTASASATAVAPTPASNAGSPRVSVARGYRFELVKLVSQWRIRLLVPACWIAPALFVAGVSQQSTLPADTLFGRWMLATGWAGPLVILGFSGTWALPLLTSVVAGDVFASEDRLGTWRHLLVAIRSPRRIFAAKALASLTVILLLVAGLAASSTVGGLLAVGNHPLVGLDGHLLSPGGAAGKVLLAWVCVLAPTLALAGIGLLGSVALGRSPMGLLLPAVVALAMQVAQMLPLPVAVRLALPSWAFIAWNGLFTSPAQLGPLVIGIVVSLVWAVMATLIAYLLFLRRDFTNLTDDGSARRAVTAGLLPLAGLVAVTVAVVAVTTGATTGSGIRQDKVQVSLAEDFAHLYRMQTAQLNRPAVTEAQLKSTAACTKGDVKDDAEGAGNDWRCVVSWHLPGVQATGQAIYQLDITADGRFVADGDGPKEVNGYFLVRTATGDAPNPLWQFDGNVDLLPATAKG, from the coding sequence ATGACCGCGTCCGCATCCGCGACCGCCGTAGCCCCCACCCCCGCGTCCAACGCCGGCTCCCCCCGTGTCTCGGTTGCGCGCGGCTACCGCTTCGAACTCGTCAAGCTCGTCTCCCAGTGGCGGATCCGTCTGCTGGTCCCCGCCTGCTGGATCGCGCCGGCGCTCTTCGTCGCCGGAGTGAGCCAGCAGAGCACGCTGCCCGCCGACACCCTCTTCGGCCGGTGGATGCTCGCCACGGGCTGGGCCGGACCGCTGGTCATCCTCGGCTTCTCGGGCACCTGGGCGCTGCCGCTGCTGACCTCGGTGGTCGCCGGTGATGTGTTCGCCTCCGAGGACCGGCTCGGCACCTGGCGGCATCTGCTGGTGGCGATCCGCTCGCCTCGCCGCATCTTCGCGGCGAAGGCGCTGGCGAGTCTCACCGTGATTCTGCTGCTCGTGGCCGGACTGGCCGCTTCGAGTACGGTCGGCGGCCTGCTGGCGGTCGGCAACCATCCCCTCGTCGGCCTCGACGGCCATCTGCTCTCCCCGGGGGGCGCCGCAGGCAAGGTCCTGCTCGCCTGGGTCTGCGTGCTCGCCCCGACCCTCGCCCTCGCCGGTATCGGCCTCCTCGGGTCCGTCGCACTGGGGCGGTCCCCGATGGGACTGCTGCTGCCGGCGGTCGTCGCGCTCGCGATGCAGGTCGCCCAGATGCTGCCGCTGCCCGTCGCCGTACGACTCGCCCTGCCCAGCTGGGCGTTCATCGCCTGGAACGGCCTGTTCACCAGCCCGGCACAGCTCGGCCCGCTCGTCATCGGCATCGTGGTCAGCCTGGTCTGGGCCGTGATGGCGACGCTGATCGCCTATCTGCTCTTCCTGCGGCGCGACTTCACCAACCTGACCGACGACGGATCGGCGCGGCGCGCGGTCACCGCCGGGTTGCTGCCGCTCGCCGGGCTGGTCGCCGTCACGGTCGCGGTCGTCGCCGTGACGACCGGCGCGACCACGGGCTCCGGGATCCGGCAGGACAAGGTACAGGTCTCGCTCGCCGAGGATTTCGCCCATCTGTACCGGATGCAGACCGCCCAGCTCAACCGCCCGGCCGTGACCGAGGCACAGCTGAAGTCCACGGCGGCCTGCACCAAGGGCGACGTCAAGGACGACGCCGAGGGCGCCGGCAACGACTGGCGTTGCGTCGTCTCCTGGCATCTGCCCGGCGTCCAGGCCACAGGACAGGCCATCTACCAGCTCGACATCACCGCAGACGGGCGGTTCGTGGCCGACGGCGACGGACCGAAGGAAGTGAACGGCTACTTCCTGGTGCGGACCGCCACCGGAGACGCACCGAACCCGCTCTGGCAGTTCGACGGCAATGTCGACCTGCTTCCCGCCACCGCGAAGGGATGA
- a CDS encoding universal stress protein, translating into MERDASERRVVVGVDGSSSSYEALRWAVRYAGLVGGTVEAVAVWELPGLYGWSAPAVDMDVDEEETRQRMRKELTDVLGPDAADSVRSHVVHGNPADVLLRAAEGAEVLVVGSRGRGGFAAALLGSVSQHVSQHASCPVVIVRAQKR; encoded by the coding sequence ATGGAACGGGATGCCTCCGAGCGTCGGGTGGTCGTCGGTGTCGACGGGTCGTCGTCCTCGTACGAGGCCCTGCGCTGGGCCGTGCGCTACGCGGGACTCGTCGGCGGCACCGTGGAGGCGGTCGCGGTGTGGGAGCTGCCGGGGCTGTACGGCTGGTCGGCGCCCGCCGTGGACATGGACGTCGACGAGGAGGAGACCCGGCAGCGCATGCGGAAGGAGCTGACCGACGTGCTCGGCCCGGACGCGGCCGACTCGGTCCGCAGCCATGTGGTGCACGGCAACCCCGCCGACGTGCTGCTGCGCGCGGCCGAAGGAGCCGAGGTCCTGGTCGTCGGCAGCAGGGGCAGGGGCGGGTTCGCGGCCGCTCTGCTCGGCTCGGTCAGCCAGCATGTGTCGCAGCATGCGAGCTGCCCGGTCGTGATCGTGCGGGCCCAGAAGCGGTGA